The Brachyspira aalborgi genome has a segment encoding these proteins:
- a CDS encoding DUF58 domain-containing protein codes for MFGNKNITTKELLKSVRQIEIKTSRIVNSYFSGQYHSAFKGHGIEFDEVRKYSIGDDVRAMDWKVSARYNEPFIKRFREERELNVIILADFSASTNFGFTKTKHNLIVEVSALLTFSALKNNDKVGLLIFTDTVEKFIPLGKGRNHVLRIIRELIEFEPKNIKTNIANTLEYFNRIQLRESITFLITDICSELPKKEIEITKKRHDFIVCLVNDMLEYELPNLGGTLVMSDSENGDFVYFDMSNKSIRNKYLSEQNKIMEYKLNFLKKNSIEKILLDTSSDYVNEIMKFFYKEKKIGL; via the coding sequence ATGTTTGGAAATAAAAATATAACGACTAAAGAACTTTTAAAATCTGTTCGTCAAATAGAAATAAAAACTTCAAGAATAGTAAATTCTTATTTTTCGGGGCAATATCATTCCGCTTTCAAAGGACATGGAATAGAATTTGACGAAGTTAGAAAATATTCTATAGGAGACGATGTTAGAGCGATGGATTGGAAAGTTAGCGCAAGATATAACGAGCCTTTTATAAAAAGATTTAGAGAAGAGAGAGAATTAAATGTTATAATACTTGCAGATTTTTCAGCTTCAACAAATTTCGGATTTACAAAAACAAAACATAATCTAATAGTCGAAGTTTCGGCTTTGCTTACATTTTCCGCTTTAAAAAATAATGATAAAGTAGGACTTTTAATTTTTACCGATACGGTTGAAAAATTTATTCCTTTGGGTAAAGGCAGAAATCATGTTTTAAGAATAATAAGAGAGCTTATAGAATTTGAACCTAAAAATATAAAAACAAATATAGCGAATACTTTGGAATATTTTAACAGAATTCAATTAAGAGAAAGCATAACTTTTTTAATAACCGATATATGCTCCGAACTTCCTAAAAAAGAAATTGAAATAACTAAAAAAAGACATGATTTTATAGTATGTTTGGTAAACGATATGTTGGAATATGAACTTCCTAATCTTGGCGGAACTTTAGTTATGTCCGATTCTGAAAACGGAGATTTTGTATATTTTGATATGTCAAATAAATCGATAAGAAATAAATATTTGTCGGAACAAAATAAAATTATGGAATATAAATTAAATTTTCTCAAAAAAAATTCTATAGAAAAAATATTACTCGACACTTCAAGCGATTATGTTAATGAAATAATGAAATTTTTTTATAAGGAAAAGAAGATAGGATTATAA
- a CDS encoding YtxH domain-containing protein, with amino-acid sequence MSKEVSGLFSFILGVTAGVALGILFAPKSGEETREDIKETIDNLKYKVDDLYHKGVLKTTELYEKGKEKTSDFLDKRRKKSAAED; translated from the coding sequence ATGTCTAAAGAAGTATCAGGATTATTTTCTTTTATATTGGGCGTAACCGCTGGAGTTGCGCTTGGCATTTTGTTCGCTCCAAAATCGGGCGAAGAAACGAGAGAAGATATTAAAGAAACTATTGATAATTTAAAATATAAAGTGGACGATTTATATCATAAAGGCGTTTTAAAAACTACCGAGCTATACGAAAAAGGCAAAGAAAAAACAAGCGACTTTCTTGATAAGAGAAGAAAAAAATCCGCTGCGGAAGATTAA
- a CDS encoding DUF948 domain-containing protein, protein MEDIVFQINVIAISLAFIAIAILILSLAIFFILLASYFRFTNKFDKILDNIESISDKVNNIASFVDSETERTKRTLEDMHDAFDNISNSIYNFTSAARGWTENLSIANIIKSIINLFRGRQESDDDF, encoded by the coding sequence ATGGAAGATATTGTATTTCAAATAAATGTTATAGCTATATCTTTGGCGTTTATCGCTATAGCTATATTAATTTTATCATTGGCTATATTTTTTATTTTGCTTGCAAGCTATTTTAGATTTACAAATAAATTCGATAAAATACTTGACAATATAGAATCTATTAGCGATAAAGTTAATAATATAGCTTCTTTTGTAGATTCGGAAACGGAAAGAACAAAAAGAACTTTAGAGGATATGCATGACGCTTTCGATAATATATCAAATAGCATATATAATTTTACTTCCGCCGCGAGAGGTTGGACGGAAAATTTAAGCATAGCGAATATAATAAAGTCTATAATTAATTTGTTTAGAGGCAGGCAGGAATCCGATGACGATTTTTAA
- a CDS encoding peptidylprolyl isomerase: MTIFKINKFFIFIVLIFSLSLSLYSQDNNWVIRIRDSQGELKKLFTVNDFMQEVSNIANLRGLPAENLNMLLTNDLQLWQFVSTLIEQELIYIKAVEEGFDKDEELTLAISQERDNQIAQLYMQKKVRDDFSVVSEEEKRNFFNNNRERLQAARGNNVRYEQVAMDIEYTILQERMRNEYEKMINEAKTNYKLEYSPTKDPCIIIDDKKIPLSNFNEMFNQALRQSGENIPPALRVQARDNMFTAFVAREIMIYEANKVGFYNEPEAKTVENYITRSAIVSHYIDKTIRATIEKPTKEEINQVYEQYGKLYKIDSLPYAEAQKALETLVIEAKTQQKYQLLITDLRYRYNIEKNLSLVKNIKQ, from the coding sequence ATGACGATTTTTAAGATTAATAAATTTTTTATTTTTATAGTTTTAATTTTTTCATTATCTTTAAGTTTATATTCTCAAGATAATAATTGGGTTATAAGAATAAGAGACTCTCAAGGAGAATTAAAAAAACTTTTCACTGTTAATGATTTTATGCAAGAAGTTTCAAATATTGCAAATTTAAGAGGACTTCCTGCAGAAAATTTAAATATGCTCCTTACGAACGATTTACAATTATGGCAATTTGTTTCGACTCTTATAGAACAGGAATTAATCTATATTAAAGCGGTTGAAGAAGGTTTTGATAAAGACGAAGAGTTGACATTAGCAATTTCGCAAGAAAGAGATAATCAAATAGCTCAATTATATATGCAAAAAAAAGTGAGAGACGATTTTTCTGTAGTTTCTGAAGAAGAGAAAAGAAATTTTTTTAATAATAATAGAGAAAGACTTCAAGCTGCAAGAGGAAATAATGTAAGATACGAGCAAGTGGCTATGGATATAGAATATACGATTTTGCAAGAGCGTATGCGAAACGAATATGAAAAAATGATAAACGAAGCTAAAACAAATTATAAATTGGAATATTCGCCAACTAAAGACCCTTGCATTATTATTGACGATAAAAAAATTCCTTTGTCAAATTTTAATGAAATGTTTAATCAGGCTTTAAGACAATCTGGAGAAAATATACCGCCAGCTTTGAGAGTTCAAGCAAGAGATAATATGTTTACCGCTTTTGTCGCTAGAGAGATAATGATATACGAAGCTAATAAAGTTGGTTTTTATAATGAACCTGAAGCAAAGACGGTTGAAAATTATATTACAAGAAGCGCCATAGTTTCTCATTATATAGACAAAACTATAAGAGCTACAATTGAAAAACCAACTAAAGAAGAGATAAATCAAGTTTACGAACAATATGGAAAATTATATAAAATAGATTCCTTACCTTATGCGGAAGCTCAAAAAGCGCTTGAAACATTGGTTATAGAAGCAAAGACGCAGCAAAAATATCAATTACTAATAACCGATTTAAGATATAGATATAATATAGAAAAAAATCTTTCTTTAGTTAAGAATATTAAGCAATAA
- a CDS encoding restriction endonuclease codes for MEDIFIYLAVSVFLIISSSIILKNIFYRDGKKNSKDIKKTIEELYKKIEENPEDYRAIYDLAKCEEEIGKIELALEKYELLANNGILEKREELNICKKLESKYSELGKKEEAFKYAIKIIKIEPSNNLYIIKVANTLAKEGNFKLSNHYFGKAIVSKAEFMTEDLKCAAFVSYKMKDYKKCIAFLEELRKRLIKEAIANKSKDIKKDILELEKDLISTYILSEELNIAKSFIEDILSNKFIDKNHEFDINKLYLFVLYKLEESERFKSLYNKLYSLYKINESNKNYAHLKFDYSFYSYFLGDIEMSKNYFELIKSFDMPEFNIYNLDEILNYLNAVIKATTVLNKLKEENKLGEEKYKNDNYENYVGKENIENWEKTVNSWEISFINFDYIMNLIEVQKTMDIDNILESLKIAEKGNPNNNITIAYKVDKIFSLDRMSFKKLCGNIMKSKFSDYVIVQEYTDATHPANSGEEINYLTYNIKGSKKELILISFKRWQKSEIGELMVRDFLMMVSESGAKSGVLIAPVELSNSAKSYVSHNEKIRVYTRSQFNNLLKDEKI; via the coding sequence ATGGAAGATATTTTTATATATTTAGCCGTTTCGGTTTTTTTAATTATTTCTTCTTCAATAATATTAAAAAATATTTTTTATAGAGACGGAAAAAAAAATTCAAAAGACATTAAAAAAACTATAGAAGAACTTTACAAAAAAATAGAAGAAAATCCAGAAGATTATAGAGCAATTTACGATTTGGCAAAATGCGAAGAAGAAATAGGCAAAATAGAATTGGCTTTAGAAAAATACGAATTGCTTGCAAATAACGGAATATTGGAAAAAAGAGAAGAATTAAATATTTGCAAAAAACTTGAAAGTAAATATAGCGAATTGGGTAAAAAAGAAGAAGCTTTTAAATACGCGATAAAAATAATAAAAATTGAGCCGAGCAATAATTTGTATATTATAAAAGTCGCAAATACTTTGGCGAAAGAAGGAAATTTTAAATTATCAAATCATTATTTTGGAAAGGCTATAGTTTCAAAAGCCGAGTTTATGACGGAAGACCTTAAATGCGCCGCTTTCGTTTCGTATAAAATGAAAGATTATAAAAAATGTATAGCTTTTTTGGAGGAATTAAGAAAGAGACTAATTAAAGAAGCGATTGCAAATAAATCGAAAGATATAAAAAAAGATATTTTAGAATTGGAAAAAGATTTAATATCTACATATATTTTATCCGAAGAATTAAATATCGCAAAATCTTTTATAGAAGATATTTTATCAAATAAATTTATAGATAAAAATCATGAATTCGATATTAATAAATTATATTTGTTCGTGTTGTATAAACTTGAAGAATCCGAGAGATTTAAAAGTCTTTATAATAAATTATACTCTTTATATAAAATTAACGAATCGAATAAAAATTACGCTCATTTAAAATTTGATTATTCTTTTTATTCGTATTTTCTTGGCGATATAGAGATGTCTAAAAATTATTTTGAATTAATTAAATCTTTTGATATGCCCGAATTTAATATTTATAATTTAGACGAAATATTAAATTATTTAAATGCGGTAATTAAAGCGACAACAGTTTTGAATAAATTAAAAGAAGAAAATAAATTAGGCGAAGAAAAATATAAAAACGATAATTATGAGAATTATGTCGGAAAAGAAAATATTGAAAATTGGGAAAAAACCGTAAACTCTTGGGAGATTTCTTTTATAAATTTTGATTATATTATGAATTTAATAGAAGTTCAAAAAACTATGGATATAGACAATATTTTAGAAAGCTTAAAAATTGCAGAAAAAGGAAATCCAAACAATAATATAACTATAGCTTATAAAGTAGATAAAATATTTTCTTTAGATAGAATGTCATTTAAAAAATTATGCGGTAATATAATGAAATCAAAATTTTCAGATTATGTTATAGTTCAAGAATATACGGACGCCACTCATCCTGCAAATAGCGGAGAAGAGATAAATTATTTAACTTATAATATAAAAGGAAGCAAGAAAGAGCTTATATTAATTTCTTTTAAGAGATGGCAAAAAAGCGAAATCGGGGAATTAATGGTTCGAGATTTTTTAATGATGGTTAGCGAATCGGGAGCAAAAAGCGGAGTATTAATAGCGCCTGTAGAATTGAGCAATAGCGCAAAAAGTTATGTTTCGCATAATGAAAAAATTAGAGTTTATACAAGAAGTCAATTTAATAATTTGCTTAAAGATGAAAAGATTTAA
- the kdsA gene encoding 3-deoxy-8-phosphooctulonate synthase — protein MIFDYKGITNKNKDLIFIAGPCVIESEEMTINIAKKLKEIKEKLNIQLIFKGSYDKANRTSLNSFRGLGMKNGLEILKTVSKEFNLPTITDIHIPAEAEEAAKYVDFLQIPAFLCRQTDMLRAACETGKAINVKKGQFISGYDCKYIADKCSDAINEKRFFLCERGTMFGYGNLIVDMKNIEIMKNYAPVIYDATHSLQMPSASNGISGGAREFIPALLKSAVALGIDGIFMEVHPNPEKSPSDSNTIFELDKVEDLWKDAIKINNLVKNL, from the coding sequence ATGATTTTTGATTATAAAGGTATTACAAATAAAAATAAAGATTTAATATTTATAGCGGGTCCTTGCGTTATAGAAAGCGAGGAAATGACTATAAATATAGCTAAAAAATTAAAAGAAATTAAAGAAAAATTAAATATACAATTAATATTTAAAGGAAGTTATGATAAGGCAAACAGAACATCTCTAAATTCTTTTAGAGGTTTGGGAATGAAAAACGGGCTTGAAATATTAAAAACAGTTTCAAAAGAATTTAATCTTCCGACTATAACCGATATACATATTCCTGCAGAAGCCGAAGAAGCTGCAAAATATGTAGACTTTTTGCAAATTCCCGCATTCTTATGCAGACAAACGGATATGTTAAGAGCGGCTTGCGAAACGGGGAAAGCGATTAATGTTAAAAAAGGACAATTCATAAGCGGATATGATTGCAAATATATAGCCGATAAATGTTCTGATGCAATAAACGAAAAGAGGTTTTTTTTATGCGAAAGAGGAACTATGTTCGGATATGGAAATTTAATAGTCGATATGAAAAATATTGAAATAATGAAAAATTATGCTCCCGTAATTTATGACGCGACTCATTCTCTTCAAATGCCTTCCGCCTCAAATGGAATTTCAGGAGGAGCGAGAGAGTTTATTCCCGCTCTTTTAAAATCCGCAGTCGCTTTAGGAATAGACGGAATATTTATGGAAGTTCATCCTAATCCTGAAAAAAGTCCTTCCGATTCAAATACGATTTTTGAACTTGATAAAGTTGAAGATTTATGGAAAGACGCTATAAAGATAAATAATTTAGTTAAAAATTTGTAA
- a CDS encoding HsdM family class I SAM-dependent methyltransferase codes for MLTYKTEDEVRDEARILLNLTNNEDKTKSGVGQLTSFSSLDNYYFKGISKRPDGWYFPNDIQKTAIILETKASNELLDEKNENQIKEYIKITQRKYKKVVGILYNSNEAIVYKNDVVYSATNQLFDKNYYLKLFNNIQIDIDKIQSCTININEILHHKFVMQNLTQRMIFTACALVADRKGANLENLKNLSFSMLKSQIIEILEKSYSEEMRSNEKLKIIKEQYQKITCDKENDINAIGDFIDNVIQISKYIQSNDWQGEDVMAIFFNEFNRYLPKKPDYGQVFTPDNVVSLMYRLIEANYKDKILDAACGSGAFLVKAMGNMTREVGGITNDKEVKKIQNEKLFGVEISKDLFTLACANMLIHKDGKTNLIQADSRDEEVCKWIKSKNITKVLMNPPYEKKYGVMGIVENVLNNVSEGAMCAFLLPDNKLEISRKAVERWLKKHSLLKIIKLPDNTFTGKASVNVSIFIFKAHEPQKEKEIFACWIKEDGLETVKNKGRQDIKGKWKNELEDYWYNIIYKQSGNETCQWLKPSENLSYKMPETPFEISENDFRKVVLDYMLFERGIDKKEFEKTILEKVLYESDIIVEDKTIKITLKDEEDEK; via the coding sequence ATGCTGACTTATAAAACCGAAGACGAAGTTAGAGACGAGGCAAGAATTCTTTTAAATTTGACTAATAACGAGGATAAAACAAAATCTGGAGTCGGACAATTAACGAGTTTTAGCAGTCTTGATAATTATTATTTCAAAGGAATTTCTAAAAGACCTGACGGATGGTATTTTCCTAACGACATACAGAAAACAGCTATTATTTTAGAAACTAAAGCCTCAAACGAATTATTAGACGAAAAAAATGAAAATCAAATTAAAGAATATATAAAAATTACTCAAAGAAAATATAAAAAAGTCGTAGGAATTCTTTATAATAGCAATGAAGCTATAGTATATAAAAACGATGTAGTTTATTCGGCTACCAATCAACTATTTGATAAAAATTATTATTTAAAACTATTTAATAATATTCAAATCGATATTGACAAAATACAAAGTTGCACAATAAATATTAATGAAATATTGCATCATAAATTTGTAATGCAAAATCTTACTCAAAGAATGATATTTACGGCATGCGCTTTAGTCGCTGATAGAAAAGGGGCTAATTTAGAGAATTTAAAAAATTTAAGTTTTTCAATGTTAAAATCTCAAATTATAGAAATTTTGGAAAAATCTTACAGCGAAGAGATGCGAAGCAATGAAAAACTAAAAATTATAAAAGAACAATATCAAAAAATTACTTGCGATAAAGAAAACGATATAAACGCTATTGGCGATTTTATAGATAATGTAATTCAAATTTCAAAATATATACAAAGCAATGATTGGCAAGGCGAAGATGTTATGGCAATATTTTTTAATGAATTTAATCGATATTTGCCTAAAAAACCCGATTATGGGCAGGTTTTTACACCCGATAATGTCGTATCTTTAATGTATAGATTAATAGAAGCAAATTATAAAGATAAGATTTTAGACGCCGCATGCGGAAGCGGAGCTTTTTTAGTAAAAGCAATGGGAAATATGACGAGAGAAGTCGGCGGAATAACCAACGATAAAGAAGTTAAGAAAATACAAAACGAAAAACTATTTGGCGTTGAAATATCAAAAGATTTATTTACTTTAGCATGCGCAAATATGCTTATTCATAAAGACGGGAAAACAAATTTAATACAGGCGGATTCGAGAGACGAAGAAGTTTGCAAATGGATAAAATCTAAAAATATTACAAAAGTTTTAATGAATCCTCCTTATGAAAAGAAATACGGAGTTATGGGAATTGTGGAAAATGTTTTAAATAATGTTAGCGAAGGGGCAATGTGCGCGTTTTTACTTCCTGATAATAAACTTGAAATATCAAGAAAAGCCGTAGAAAGATGGCTTAAAAAACACTCTTTACTTAAAATAATAAAACTTCCCGACAATACTTTTACGGGAAAGGCATCGGTTAATGTGTCAATATTCATTTTTAAAGCTCATGAACCTCAAAAAGAAAAAGAAATTTTTGCATGCTGGATAAAAGAAGACGGACTTGAAACGGTAAAAAATAAAGGTAGGCAAGATATAAAAGGAAAGTGGAAAAATGAACTTGAGGATTATTGGTATAATATTATTTATAAACAAAGCGGAAATGAAACTTGTCAATGGCTTAAACCGAGCGAAAATTTAAGTTATAAAATGCCCGAAACTCCTTTTGAAATTAGCGAAAATGATTTTAGAAAAGTCGTGCTTGATTATATGCTTTTTGAAAGAGGAATTGATAAAAAAGAATTTGAAAAAACTATTTTAGAAAAAGTTTTATACGAAAGCGATATTATTGTAGAAGATAAAACAATTAAAATTACTTTGAAAGACGAAGAGGACGAAAAATGA
- a CDS encoding restriction endonuclease subunit S translates to MKIDTSGWKEFKLVDLFTYERGTRLTKNNRSKGKYPLVTAGEYNKGIKEYINNENQKIFNNAITIDMFCNSFVHIDNFCCDDNVIVLNSKQNISRYTMQFINAIIDQDKEKWGYGKQYRQNSLEKHKIFLPIYKNGNPDCEYMENTIKATEQEIIDIIKLKMIRKVK, encoded by the coding sequence ATGAAAATAGATACTTCGGGCTGGAAAGAGTTTAAGTTGGTGGATTTATTTACATATGAGAGAGGGACAAGGCTTACAAAAAATAACAGATCCAAAGGTAAATATCCGCTCGTGACAGCTGGAGAATATAATAAAGGTATAAAAGAATATATAAATAATGAAAATCAAAAAATATTTAATAATGCTATAACGATTGATATGTTTTGCAATAGCTTTGTCCATATTGATAATTTTTGTTGTGATGATAATGTCATCGTTTTAAATTCAAAACAAAATATAAGTAGATATACTATGCAATTTATTAACGCAATAATTGATCAAGATAAAGAAAAATGGGGATATGGTAAACAATATAGACAAAATAGTTTAGAAAAACATAAAATTTTCTTGCCGATTTACAAAAATGGTAACCCCGATTGTGAATATATGGAAAATACAATTAAAGCTACAGAACAGGAAATTATTGATATTATAAAACTAAAAATGATTAGAAAAGTTAAATAA
- a CDS encoding flagellin, whose protein sequence is MIINNNVSALNANRQLNLNGSSMTKTIEALSSGQRINRAGDDASGLAVSEKMRSQYRGLQQATRNAQSGISFIQTTEGYLNETTNIMQRMRELAIQSANGIYSDSDRALIQVEVNQLVQEVDRIASQAEFNKMNMLTGRFASDGQTPITFHIGANMDQRVSVNIGAMTAANLQVGGETPISISSVETANQSLGRIDEGIQMVVAQRAELGAVQNRMESMVKSLMIATENTIASESVIRDADMAQEMVAYTREQILQQTGAAMLANANAKNQSIMRIIG, encoded by the coding sequence ATGATTATCAACAATAATGTTTCTGCATTAAATGCAAACAGACAATTGAACTTAAACGGAAGTTCAATGACAAAAACTATTGAAGCGCTTTCAAGCGGACAAAGAATTAACAGAGCTGGAGACGATGCTTCTGGATTAGCCGTTTCTGAAAAAATGCGTTCTCAATATCGCGGTCTTCAACAGGCTACAAGAAACGCTCAAAGCGGAATTTCTTTCATTCAAACAACGGAAGGTTATTTAAATGAAACAACCAATATTATGCAAAGAATGAGAGAGTTGGCAATACAATCCGCTAACGGCATATATTCCGACAGCGACAGAGCTTTAATTCAAGTTGAAGTAAATCAGTTGGTTCAAGAAGTTGATAGAATCGCTTCTCAAGCAGAGTTTAACAAAATGAACATGTTAACGGGAAGATTCGCTTCAGACGGACAAACTCCTATTACTTTTCACATAGGCGCTAATATGGACCAAAGAGTGTCTGTAAATATAGGCGCTATGACTGCCGCTAATCTTCAAGTTGGAGGCGAAACTCCTATTTCAATTTCTTCAGTTGAAACTGCAAACCAATCACTTGGAAGAATTGACGAAGGAATACAAATGGTTGTAGCTCAAAGAGCAGAATTAGGCGCCGTTCAAAATAGAATGGAATCTATGGTAAAAAGCTTAATGATAGCTACAGAAAATACAATCGCAAGCGAAAGCGTTATAAGAGACGCCGATATGGCTCAAGAAATGGTAGCCTACACTCGCGAACAAATTCTTCAACAAACAGGCGCCGCTATGTTAGCAAATGCAAACGCTAAAAATCAATCAATAATGAGAATAATAGGTTAA
- a CDS encoding (2Fe-2S)-binding protein, whose amino-acid sequence MDLTIEDLKCQTALNYDKELCVCKKVSYRTIYKEIVENKLITVESIAEKTTASTGCGGCVNRIESLIEYAKKNNFEPLP is encoded by the coding sequence ATGGATTTGACTATAGAAGATTTGAAATGCCAAACGGCTTTAAATTACGATAAAGAATTATGCGTTTGTAAAAAAGTCTCTTACAGAACTATTTATAAAGAAATAGTAGAAAATAAATTAATTACAGTCGAAAGCATTGCCGAAAAAACAACCGCTTCTACGGGCTGCGGCGGATGCGTAAATAGAATAGAAAGCTTGATAGAATACGCTAAAAAGAATAATTTTGAGCCTTTGCCATAA
- a CDS encoding UDP-glucuronic acid decarboxylase family protein, with amino-acid sequence MKRIIITGGAGFLGSHLCERLLNEGNHIICVDNFFTGSYENIKHLKNNKNFEIIRHDIIAPIHIECDEIYNFACPASPIHYQRNPVHTFKTSVLGILNMLNLARECNARLLQASTSEVYGDPLEHPQKETYWGHVNPDGIRSCYDEGKRGAETLMMDYNRQYKTDIKIIRIFNTYGPRMNENDGRVVSNFIIQALKNIPITVYGDGSQTRSFCYCDDLIDGAVKMMNSENFIGPVNLGNPIEMPVIDFAKIIIKATNSKSEIIFKELPKDDPVKRQPDISLAKEKLNWQPKYNLEDGLKKTIEYFEDYLKNK; translated from the coding sequence ATGAAAAGAATTATAATTACGGGCGGAGCAGGTTTTTTAGGCTCTCATTTATGCGAAAGATTATTAAACGAAGGAAATCATATAATATGCGTTGATAATTTTTTTACAGGCTCTTATGAGAATATTAAACATTTAAAGAATAATAAAAATTTTGAAATTATAAGGCATGATATAATTGCGCCAATTCATATAGAATGCGATGAAATATATAATTTTGCCTGTCCAGCCTCTCCTATTCATTATCAAAGAAATCCTGTTCATACTTTTAAGACAAGCGTTTTGGGAATTTTAAATATGCTTAATTTGGCGAGAGAATGCAACGCGAGATTGCTTCAAGCGTCAACGAGCGAAGTTTATGGCGACCCTTTGGAGCATCCGCAAAAAGAAACCTATTGGGGACATGTAAATCCTGATGGAATAAGAAGTTGTTATGACGAAGGAAAACGAGGAGCGGAAACTTTAATGATGGATTATAATAGACAATATAAAACCGATATAAAAATAATTAGAATATTTAATACTTATGGACCGAGAATGAACGAAAATGATGGAAGAGTCGTTTCAAATTTTATTATTCAAGCTCTTAAAAATATTCCTATTACGGTTTACGGAGACGGAAGTCAAACGAGAAGTTTTTGCTACTGCGATGATTTGATTGACGGAGCTGTAAAAATGATGAATAGCGAAAATTTTATTGGTCCCGTTAATTTAGGAAATCCTATAGAAATGCCCGTTATAGATTTTGCTAAAATTATAATTAAGGCGACTAATTCAAAATCTGAAATAATATTTAAAGAACTTCCAAAAGACGACCCCGTTAAAAGACAACCCGATATAAGCCTTGCTAAAGAAAAACTTAATTGGCAGCCAAAATATAATCTTGAGGACGGACTTAAAAAAACTATAGAATATTTTGAGGATTATCTTAAAAATAAATAA
- a CDS encoding 2-oxoacid:acceptor oxidoreductase family protein: MKTERIIFAGFGGQGVMSMGQMLAYAGMIENKHVTWCPSYGPEMRGGTANCSVVVSDELVGSPLISHDATAAVIMNLPSLTKFEKDILPGGVLLINSSLIEKKSERDDIKVAYVEANKIAGDLGNSRAANMVMLGALLSLDNIVSFESIQQAFIKVFGERKKEFLPGNEKALNAGAESVKGLIS, from the coding sequence ATGAAAACTGAAAGAATTATTTTTGCAGGTTTCGGAGGACAAGGCGTTATGTCTATGGGACAAATGCTCGCTTATGCAGGAATGATAGAAAATAAGCATGTCACTTGGTGTCCTTCATACGGTCCCGAAATGAGAGGAGGAACGGCAAACTGTTCTGTTGTTGTAAGCGATGAATTAGTAGGTTCGCCTTTAATATCGCATGACGCTACGGCTGCGGTTATAATGAATCTTCCTTCTTTGACGAAATTTGAAAAAGATATTTTGCCTGGCGGAGTGCTTTTAATAAATTCTTCTCTTATTGAAAAAAAATCCGAAAGAGACGATATAAAAGTCGCTTATGTGGAAGCTAATAAAATAGCGGGCGATTTGGGAAATTCAAGAGCGGCAAATATGGTTATGCTTGGCGCTTTGCTTTCTTTGGATAATATAGTTTCGTTTGAGAGCATTCAACAGGCTTTTATAAAAGTTTTTGGAGAGAGGAAAAAAGAATTTCTGCCTGGCAATGAGAAGGCTTTGAATGCGGGAGCGGAGTCTGTGAAAGGTTTGATTTCTTAA